CCCGGCGCGGTTGTCGTCTCCTCGTCGGCGCCCCTCGCCTACGCCTCAACCTGGGCCGATGGCGTTCGGGCCGCAGCGGTCGTTGGCGGCATTCCCGCGACCGCGCGACCACTGCCCACGCAGCCAGCGGCCGCCCAATCTGCCGCGCCCCAGGGCTACATCGTGCGCAACGCCAACCCCGACGGGCCAGACTCGCTCTACGCCGCCATTTATCTTGCCAACGCCAACCCCGGCCACGACGACATCACCTTTGCCATTGATCCGCCTGGGCGCACACGATTTTCGTGCAGGGGCCGGGGCTGCCGGTCATCACCGATCCGGTGACCATTGACGCGACCACATAGCCCGGCTGGAACGGCGCCCCGGTCATCGAGCTGGACGGCACCCCGTCCTACCAGGCCAATGGGCTTGATCCGGGCAGGTTCCACCACGGTGAAGGGGCTGGCGATCAACCGCTTCCAGGTTGGAATCTTCATTCTGGACGGCGGCGGCGGCATCATTACCGGCAACTATATCGGCGTTGGTCTGAGCGGCACGCAAGCGAAGGGCAACGCGCTTTCGGGCATCGAGATTCGCGGCTCCCCCAACAACCGCGTGGAGGGGAATGTCATCAGCGCCAACCATACCGGCGTGTTCATCAACGGCGCGACGACCGGCAACCGGATCTATGGCAACTACGTGGGGACGAACAAGACGGGCGACCAGGCGCTGAGGCAACAGCCCTGGCGCGGGGGTCAGCATTCAAGCCGCGAATGAGAACTACGTAGGGGGGGCCGCGGAGGGACAGGGAAACCTGATCTCCGGCAACACCAATGGCGTTTTGCTCTACAACGGGACCGCGGGCGTCTCTATTCAGAACAACGGGATCGGCTTGACGAGCTCGGGCCTCGCCGCCCTGCCGAACACGAGCTACGGCATCGTGTTCCAGGGCGCCAACGGCAACGACATCGGCGGCGATACGGAGGAGGAAGGCAACGTGGTCTCCGGCAACGGGAACGTTGGCATCTATCTGTATGCCGGCGCCAACGGGAACCGCATCCAGGGCAATAGAGTTGGGCTGCAATGGGGCGCAGGGCTTCTGGGCAACGGCAGCGCCGGCATCGCCATCGCGAATAGCTTCGACAACCAGGTTGGCGGCACGGCCGACGGCGCGGAGAACGTGATCACGGGCAACGCCGGCAGCGGCGTGCATTTTCGGGCACATCGGCGGGCAATCACGTGCTCGGCAACCTGATCGGCGCCGTGCCGTTCGCCCACCCTGATCCGGGCAACGCCGGCCATGGGGTCGAGATCAACGGCGCCAGGAAAACACGATCGGCGGGACGACCGCGGCCGAAGGCAACGTCATCTCCGGCAACAAGTTGGATGGCGTGTGGATCGGCAACGGCGCCAGAGATAATCGTGTCCGGGGCAACTTCATCGGCCTGACCGGCGCCGGGGGGGCGCTGGGCAACTATTTGCACGGCATCGAGGTGGCGGACGCCGGGGTCAACTTCATCGGCGGGCGCAGCGCCACGCCGGGCGCGCCGCCCGGCAACGTGATTGCGGCCAACGGCAGCGCCGCGGCCGGCAGTGGGGTCGGCATTGTTCTACACGGGACCACGACCGGCGTCGAAATCAAGGGCAACCTGATTGGCACGAACAGCGCGGGGAGCGCCAACCTGGGCAACCGCAGCGCGGGCGTCGCGCTGGTTGGTTCCGACACAGCCTCCAACCTGGTCGGCGGCGAGGATCGCGAGTCGCGCAACGTGATTGCGGGCAACGGTCGCAGCGGTGTGCTGCTGAGCGATCGCGCGGTCAGCAACCGCATCTACGGCAACTTCATCGGCCTGGCCGCGGATGGCACGACGGTGGTGCGCAACGGCCAGCACGGCGTCTCGCTCGAGAACGCGTCCAGCAACTTCATCGGCGGGCCAACCCCGCCGGCAGCGCGCCCGGCAACGTCATCGCGGGCAACGGCGATGTAGCCAGGGCAACGGCGTGGGCGTGTTCGTCAGCGCCGGCTCGACGCTGAACAAAATCGAAGGCAACGTCATCGGCGCGGACGCCACCGCCACGCTGGCGCGGCCCAACCGGCTCAGCGGCGTGATTTTGGACGGCGCGCACGCGCACCAACCAGGTGGGGCGGGTTGCGGTTGATGGGGGCAACATCATCGTCGGCAACGGGCTGGATGGCGTGACGATCCAGAACGGCGCGGCAGAGAACATCATTTACGGCAACGCCATCGGCGTCAATACCGCCAACGCCCGGCTGGGCAACGGACGCCACGGCGTGGCAGTTTACAGCGGGCAGCGATCTCAATCTCATCGGCGGGTCGGCCGCGTTCCAGGGGCAACATCATCGCGGCCAACAGTCAGGACGGCGTGCGTCTGGCGGAGGCTGCGGCGCGCAACAAGGTGCAGGGCAACAGGATTGGCATGGACGCGAGCGGGACGACGGCATTGGGCAACGGCCAGAGCGGCGTGGTCGTGGACGCGGCAAATACGAACACCATCGGCGGGCCAGGCGTCGGCGAAGGCAATGTGCTTTCCGGGAACGGCCAATACGGCATCAGCCTGCAGAACAGCGCCACCCAAAATACCGTGGCCGGCAATCGTATCGGTACGGATGCGGCCGGCGCGACGGCCAGGGGCAACGGACTCAGCGGGGTGCAGATCAACGCGGCCAACGACAACACGGTTGGCGGGGCTACGGCAACCCGCGGCGCCCGGCAATCTGATCTCCGGCAACGTGCAGGACGGCGTGATTCTGGCGGGCGGCGCCACGCGCAACAGGCTGTTGGGGAACATCATCGGCGCGGACGCGACCGGCGCCAGACGGCTGCCCAACGGCTTTCACGGCGTCGAGATCACCGGTGCGCCCGGCAACACCGTCGGCGGGTCGAACAACCCGCCGGCCGCGCTCGCGGGCAATCTGATCTCCGGCAACGGCGACGGCGCTGAAGGCCGCGGGGTGGGTGTGCTCATCTCGTTGGCTGCCGCCAACAACACGGTGCAGGGCAACCTGATCGGCACGGACCTGGCCGGTGAGAACGCCCTGCCCAATCTGCTCAGCGGCGTGCTGCTGACGGACGCGGGACGAACACCAATCAGATCGGCGGAACGGGGTTCGACGTCGAGAACATCATTTCGGGCAACATGCTCGACGGCGTCGCCATCCAGAGCGGCGCCGCGGAAAACCGGGTGCAGGGCAACATCATCGGGCCGAATCGAACCGGGGCGCGGGTGCTGGGCAATGGGGCCAATGGCGTGAAGATCTTCGACGCGCCGCGCAATTCGATTGGCGGCGAGACGACCGTGATAGGGACGGCGCCGGGCAACACCATCTCCGGCAACGGGCTGATCGGCGCGCAAGGACATGGCATCGCTATCTCCGGCCCCAATGCCATGGGCAATGTCGTGCGGGGCAACCTGGTTGGCACGGGACGCGACGGGCACACGGGCCCTGGGCAACGGCCTGAACGGCGTCTATCTTCAAGGCGCGCCGGGCAACACCATCGGCGGCGAAACGTTGGTCGGCATCGCCTCGCCGCGCAATGTGATTGCAGCCAACGGCCAGGCGGGCGTGAAGATCGAAGGCGCGGGCGCCAGCGGCAACAAGGTGCTGGGCAATTTCATCGGCGTGAACGCGGCGGGCACGGTCGCTCTGAGCAACGGGAGTGATGGCGTCGTCGTGCAGGGTGCGCCGGGTAACATCATCGGCGGAGCAGCGGCGCCGGCGGGCGCGCTGCCCGGCAATGTCATCTCTGGCAACAGCGGCAACGGCGTGGGCATCTATGGCACGGCCGCCAGCGGCAACAAAGTGCTGGGCAACCTGATCGGCCCGGACGCGGTGGGCGCGGCCAGTTTGGGCAACACCCGTGCGGGCGTGGCCGTTGACAGCGCCAGTGGCAACACCATCGGCGGGCCACGCAGCGCGCAGGCCCTCAGCCGGGCAACGTCATCTCCGGCAACGGCGAGGACGGCATCCAACTGACGCGGCCGGGCGCAACCACAAATACCGTGCAAAGGCAATTTCATCGGCGCCGCAGCGGACGGAACGAGCGCGCTGGGGAATGATGGTCATGGCGTTTTTTCTTCACCCTGGAAGCGAGTGAGAACGACATCGGCGGCGCAGGGCGGGCGAAGGCAATGTCATCGCCCATAACGCCGGGGCGGGCGTCTTCGCCGATTCTGGCCGGACCAACACCTTCGCGGTCAACAGCATCTTCGCCAACGGCAGCCTGGGCCTCGACCTGGCGCCAACCGGCGCGACGGCCAACGACAGTGGCGACGCGGACGATGGCCCTAACCGCCTGCAAAACTTCCCGCTGCTGCTGACCCTCTCCGCCAACCGCAAGACCCTGACCGGCTCCATCAACAGCCAGCCCTCGCAGAGTGTCGGCTGGAATTCTTCGCCAGCCCCACCTGCGATCCTTCGGGTTACGGCGAGGGTGGGACGTTCCTGGGCGCAACTACGGCCACCACCAACGCCTCCGGGCAATGCCGCGTTCTCGGCCACCTTCGTCAATGCGGTGCCGGCCGGTGACCAGATGACGGCCACCGCCACGGACCCCAACGGCAACACCTCGGAGTTCTCGCGCTGTTTCGACGGCGCGACCCCGATCGTAGATGCCATCGAACCGGCGTCAGCCAGCGCGGGCATCAACGTCGAAGTCACCATCCTGGGCTACTTCTTCCAGCCCGGCTTGCAGGCGGCGGTGGGGTCGAGCATCGTGCAGGGCCTTCAGCACTTGCCCGACGAGACAGCGCCGCCCTTCCGCGCGCGCGTGCGCGGAACGCTGGTCGCGGGCCTGGCGCCAGGCGCGTACGATGTAACCGTGACCAATCCCAACGGCCGGGCAGGCGTACTCGCCCAGGGATTCACCGTGCGGTCGGATGTCAGCCGCAGGCTGGGCGCAGCCACCGTCACCTACGGCCCCTACACCTGGCGCAGGGTGACTTCAGCCAACTATCCCTTCGTGGTCTCATGTACCACACGCAAGCATCACAGTCGAGGAGCCGATCTACGGCGACCCGCCGAGCAGCGTCACCCTGGTGGACAGCCAGGGCAACCTGCTGGGCGTCATGACCCGTGTGTCCAATTTTTCCGGCGGCGGACTCTACCGGCGCGGCGAGCATCCCCAACACGGCCCTGGGCGTCGTCGTGACCAAGCGGGTCGTCTGGTCCGATGGCGTCACCATGACCGAGACTGTGCTGAGCGGCCGGCTGGCCTGCATTGATCCGGCCGGCAAGGTCTTCGATGCCAGCACGAGCGCCCCCCTTGCCAGGCGCGGTGGTGACGCTCTACCAGCGCGACCCGGTCACGGGCGACGCGATCTGGAACCCGGCCCTTTCCGGGCAAGCTCAACCCGCAGGCCACGAACAGCGATGGTCGCTACGGCTGGCAGACGTCAGCGGGCAGCTTCTACGTGCTGGCCGCCAAGCCCTGCTTCGCCGGCGCGCAGAGCCGCACCGTGACCGTACCGCCGCCGGTGACGGACCTGGACATCGGCCTGACCCCGCGCCTGCTCGCCTGTGCAGATGGCCGCGGTCGAGGTGACGGACGGCGCGGGCAATCCAGCGGTTGCACTGACGCCCGGCGCGTCCATCCGTCTGCGCGCAGTGATCAGCAATACCGCCAGCAGCGCCGGCCGCGTGGGGCAGGATGTGACCGCGACCTACAGCCTGATCCTGGTGGATGCGCGCGGCCAGGCGATCCCGGCGCTCTCCGAGAGCGGCACGCGCACGCTGGCGCCCGGCGCCAACACGCTGACACTGGAAGGGCGACTGCCCACCTCGCCGGAAGGCGAGTACACCTTCGGCGTCCGCGGAGCTTCGACCAGCAGACCAGCTTCCAGGCGGCCCGGTTCCGGATGCAATCGCCACGCCTGTATCTGCCGCTGTTGCGGCGTGCGGGCGGGGGCGGCCCCACGCCAACGCCCACGCGCACTCCCACGGCCACGCCGACCGCGGCCAGCAACGATTTTGTACGCCGGGTCATCGAGCTGAGTAACGCCGCGCGCAGCCAAAACGGCCTGCCGCCGCTGCAAACACAGGCCAACCTGGGCAGCGCGGCCGCCTGGTTCGCCGGGGACATGGCGGCGTATAACCACATCAGCGCCAACCACATTGATCGCCTGGGCCGTGACATGACCACGAGATTGGTCGGCTTCGGTTACTCGCCGCACTACACGATTGCTGAGAATATCGCCTGGGGGCAGGACTCAGCCGAAGCAGTGGTGAATGCCTGGCTGAACAGCCCGCCCCATCGCGCCAATCTCCTCAATCCCCTGGTCTGCGAGATTGGCGTCGGCTACGGCTACAACGCAGCAAGCACTTACAAACATTACTGGGCGCAGGACTTCGGCTGCCGTTCTGGCGCGGCCACCGCGACCGTCACGCCGACCTCCGCCGCTTCCAGCACGCCCCCGCGCACACCGACCGCGACGCGTACCCCGACGCGCACGCCCACCGCGTCCGCAGGCACGCCGACCGCCACGCCCACGCGCACGCCCACCGCGTCCGCAGGCACGCCGACCAGCACGCCCACCGCCACGCGCACCCGCACGCCGACCGCCACGCCCACGCGCACGCCCACCGCGTCCGCGGGCACGCCGACCAACACACCAACCGCCACGCGTACCCGCACGCCGACCGTCACGCCTACGCGTACGCCAACCGCTACCCCCACAGCCACAGCGTCCGCCAATGGCATCTACGGTCGGGTCACTTCGCACGGCGCGGCCGCGGGCGGTTTGCGGCTGGACCTCCGGCGCTGGAA
Above is a genomic segment from Candidatus Amarolinea dominans containing:
- a CDS encoding right-handed parallel beta-helix repeat-containing protein; translated protein: MIRAGSTTVKGLAINRFQVGIFILDGGGGIITGNYIGVGLSGTQAKGNALSGIEIRGSPNNRVEGNVISANHTGVFINGATTGNRIYGNYVGTNKTGDQALRQQPWRGGQHSSRE
- a CDS encoding CAP domain-containing protein — protein: MQSPRLYLPLLRRAGGGGPTPTPTRTPTATPTAASNDFVRRVIELSNAARSQNGLPPLQTQANLGSAAAWFAGDMAAYNHISANHIDRLGRDMTTRLVGFGYSPHYTIAENIAWGQDSAEAVVNAWLNSPPHRANLLNPLVCEIGVGYGYNAASTYKHYWAQDFGCRSGAATATVTPTSAASSTPPRTPTATRTPTRTPTASAGTPTATPTRTPTASAGTPTSTPTATRTRTPTATPTRTPTASAGTPTNTPTATRTRTPTVTPTRTPTATPTATASANGIYGRVTSHGAAAGGLRLDLRRWNGADWSTQAATITAANGNYLFVGAPALAAGEFYAVRYLNTPDDPNPGEGYLWSWWGNRLAAYTAGATAWGGDFDVADVALVSPEDGAEVTLPAQFCWTRAA
- a CDS encoding right-handed parallel beta-helix repeat-containing protein, coding for MSISSAGRPRSRGNIIAANSQDGVRLAEAAARNKVQGNRIGMDASGTTALGNGQSGVVVDAANTNTIGGPGVGEGNVLSGNGQYGISLQNSATQNTVAGNRIGTDAAGATARGNGLSGVQINAANDNTVGGATATRGARQSDLRQRAGRRDSGGRRHAQQAVGEHHRRGRDRRQTAAQRLSRRRDHRCARQHRRRVEQPAGRARGQSDLRQRRRR
- a CDS encoding right-handed parallel beta-helix repeat-containing protein — protein: MQAANENYVGGAAEGQGNLISGNTNGVLLYNGTAGVSIQNNGIGLTSSGLAALPNTSYGIVFQGANGNDIGGDTEEEGNVVSGNGNVGIYLYAGANGNRIQGNRVGLQWGAGLLGNGSAGIAIANSFDNQVGGTADGAENVITGNAGSGVHFRAHRRAITCSAT